The following nucleotide sequence is from Oryzias latipes chromosome 20, ASM223467v1.
gttaaatatatatatatatatatatatatatatatatatatatatatatatatatatatatatatatatatatatatatatatatatatatatatatatatatatatatatatatttttttttttttaagagtttataAATGTTTGGCCCCTTGCTATTATTTATTCATCACATAGACACTATAATTTACCAGTATGAACACAAATAGAGTACCTTTGGGGCAAAAAAGCTGGGAGAAGCTCTCAGAGAGTAGCTGACAGGTGGTGTTGTGGAGAACAATGTGCACCTGGTAACCATGGAGACCATAGTCAGGGTCCACATCATCAAAAGGTGGTTTGATGATGGGCTCTGTGTATGgactggagcaaaaaaaaaggtaaatggtTAAATCAACAGGAAAAATTGATCttctctaatgaaaattgtgtttttagtgtttttaacatgttctggtagCATTTTTCCTATGATCAGGGACaaactgcgtttctgagtatttctttcttcaaatagTGATGATCAAGAGCAGATAAAAATATGCTATTTGAAATAACTGAGTTGTGATGAAGCAACTGAAATGggtgggccaaagtctccctgctccgctccgttctgatgcatccacttgcaaacaaatagatccattaacatcttcattttcctcatccgagctgacatctggtCTTAAAACTCAATGGCTAGATAGCTCCCTTTTTGCTCGCTGTTTTCATAATTCAAAAAACCACGGAAAACACAATTACGATATATAAAAGTATAGATGGAGTGGGACTTACAGGTGGCACAGCAGTTTGCTCCTAATAAAGACCAGTAGATGGAGCTATAAGCACATGAAGATACACTATGCAACTCTCAACTGGAGAAGTATTGTCATAAAAGGTGTGATCGAGACAGTCGCTTCAGCTTTCAGTATCTGATCACCTGAATTAGATTATATTTTCACATGGGcatgaaaaatacagtttgcTGTCATCACATCTGATGAATGTCAAGAATAAGATTTCAGAAACAAAATCCTAGGAAAGTCACATTATTCCCTTCTGTGAGGAAGTCCATGAGATGGGACCTTACAGGAACATCGCATGAATTCTGACCTAATTTCCGTTAAATGTGAACCATGGCTAGAATAGTGCAAAATATCTCAGAAATGTGGATGAAAAAGGTCGGTTTCTGTGCTGCCTACCACACGGCAGATCCATGAGTGCTTCTCTCCATCAACTTGTGGAAGTGGAGGGTGAACATGAAGAAAGCAACTGAGCTTTGGCCCTGCAAAAAGagtgtttttgtccttttttttcttccttcaacTAGAGTATGCTAATAAATGATGTTAAAGAAAAGATGTGGCTTCATGTGAAGTAATTACCGTCCAGAGACCCATGATGACTCCAGGTTGTAGCAGCTTCAGCTGCACCAGTCTGTCCTGGCCAATGACCTGTGCACATTTAGTTAGAGGCTGCATGTTCAACTTGGCCATGAGGGACCTCCTACGGGGTAAGACAGGGCAAGCACAGCTGATTtcacagagagatgaggagacAGAGACATAGAGAGAAGGCTGAAATGGATGCTGCCTGTCGTTACTTCTTCAGGCCGGGGTGGTTGAGTTCAATCCTCCTGACACCGTCAAGTTGAAGGGTAGAAATCTCCCCATAGTTGGATAAGCAGAGTCCTCCGCTCCAGCACAGTGTCAAAGAAGTCTTGCAGAACTGAGACCGGCTCAGTTCCAAAGCACACACCTGTCCTGACTTGGAAGTGACGGTCAGTTCCCAGGTGACATGGGAGTTTCTGCAGGAAGATAACACAATGCTGAAACAAAAGGGGACAATTTTGAGGAAAGAAAGGGAGTTTGGGGTTAAGCATGCTCAACATAGGAATGTGGTGTTTCATACAGAAGCAATGCAGAAAACTTCAAGCTTActaatttactttttcattttaaagtttcaGTCACAGCATCCCCCACTGTCAGATGGTGGATGacatatcaagaaaattaagttaaaactgaacttctgagtatttctttattcaaactgttgtgaatgaggagcagacaaaaaaatctagtttgaaaaagatcatgtttgtgacagaaaaaacgCTGGGCTGCATCCTCTTGTGGATgactaaatccatgtacgtTATGGATctagttatgggtgatgggcgggggtgggggtggggttaaTGAActgagaaactgtttttttattttgattaaaaactgcattatcataattaaaagaccactgttaACGGaccaaaatatgatcagagtgggtcttcaatttATGCTctaaaatattgaaatgttcttggtttattttattttattttgatacaataaaaatgtgcaattttattttgaaaacctaTATTTTGCATTTTGACTATTATAGTAttttgctttaacccttgtgctatcttagatggccCCACCCTtgcactgacgtgttctccctaccatgacaaaggtggataaaggtggaaagatttcatgtaatccatggacaccagtgaagatcacaaatcattgaagaaaaaaggttcagagcactgtctagtgggtctagatgacccaactcccaatgttaaagtacccatgatagcacaagggttacgtcgCTTTTGTTGGAATGATATGcaacaaatgaaatgaaattgcTGAATCAATCAATAATGAATGTCGAGATCCATAACCCTAATTCTCCTCTAATGCAGCCGGCGTCCTGCAGAGAAATCAACCAATATCAATTAAGTAAAGGAACAAAGCTAAAAATTGGAACCCGAGAAGTCTCTGATGACCCAAGAGACTTCTCTCTGCACAGACTGTATGTGTGATGCCTTGTGAAATGATTATTAGCAAGGTAAATGGAAAGCTTCTCAGTGTCTCAAGCAGACGAAGCCCTTAAGGGAAATGTTTCAGAGAGTGGGAGGAAGGAGGGAGCAAAAggtgtttctttgtgtgtgaatctgtcattcatttatttctttttcgaATTTTGGTGGGGGTTATTTGGTTTCAACAATTCAGACAGCCTCTGCTAGGAACTCATTTGTTTTGTACTCCCTTTTCTGTGGCCCAGCAAATGCAACAAACCTCAAAATTGAGTGCTGCACACTCTAATCACAGCTTCTAAAAACCCAGCAGACACTGCAGTGGAGGTGGTGAAAGAGCTTTCCCCCTGTGTGCTGGCATCCCCCACCTCACCCACCACTACCCTGAGCAGACATCGCATTCAGACACACACCTCCTTTCTCACCTTTAATAAGAAAGTGTCattacagaaaacaaaccaTGCTTAGTTTTTGATTTggagggggatttttttttcactctgtcTGCCCTTGAACTTTCTCTGCAGCAGAGTTTACTCGTTCAGCAATGCTTCAAGGACGGAAGTTGGGGGAAAACGAAGTCTtggcaataacaaaagttcgcTGTACATTTTCATCAATATAAATGTTTTGAgctacaataaaataaaaactacattttaaagaaatatccACAAGGcttaatacaattttttttatttttaagcttgGTAAGTTTTAAATgcttgaaaaacaaatctgtggACACTTCAGGACTCAGAATGCTTCTAAGAGATTTAAAAGACATAACATGCATTATAAATCAAAGACACACACTTCAGGCTTCACTTAatccaggggtctgcaaccgtTAACACTCGAAAAGCTATTCAGGTCAATTTCTTACTCACCACAACAACCCAGCAGGAGCCGCAAAGTCTTACTTCAGCCAttagaaaaatcacatttgtaTTTCTGTTATTGTTACTATTCTGATAATGTAAatgaactattattttttttctggcataagtgaaacaaacataaagaaaaaatagcaattttttaaaattttatatggtttatatattttatatggTTTATAGCTGTTCAGAggatttcctttcaaaataaaatacaccctgtgcTATATAGGATAATCTCAATGCAGTTGTTGGTAGTGTGATGTCagcagtgatttaaaaataatgcaaaatttgttttaccGCTGTTTGTGTATCTCAGCCATAATTTGTAAATCAGAACTGGCTAAGGgacttttattgtatttttcagaCCATGAGGGGCATTTAAAATCCTTGATCCTTTTTCTGCCTTATAGTATTGGTGCACCTTATGTATCatttctggttgtgcttactgagcTTCAGTTAATTTTCTGAGGTACATGAGACTTTAAAATCCATGAAAATGTTGTGGTATGACTTTGGGGTATGGGCTGGGGTCAAAgaaccacatgtggctccggagcctcaggttgcagacccctgatctaacCCTTCTCCTTGTGTTTAGGTGAGGGTTACCTGAGGACCTGCTCTGTTCGGCTTGGCAGACCGGTGAGACAACTGACATGTCCAAGAAGTTGCTTCCACGTCTTGGTGTCACGGTGTTCCACGGTGGTGAGGAAGAGGCGCTTCCAGTAGCCTGCAGCGGGATCCTTTACCTCCATGTTTAGCCCGGCTACGGGCGGGGGTTTCTGCCTTTTGTTCTTGCCAAATTGGGCCACGTATAAGTTCTTCCAGAGAGCGCTGCAGGTAAAGAATTGGAGAATAAAGAGCAGGAAAAATGTGTTAACATCAACTATAAGCTGCTTTATTTTTGGCTGAGGcactagttttcttttttaattactcACAAGCTTCGTTCAAGCTTCATATTCATATACCCAAATTCTTAAATCATATACTGAAAGTCaaatcatttttgtgtgtttcagaaaaacatttgtgagCAAACTATAAATAATTAATGGATGGGCTCATTTTGGCTAATTATATTACAACAACTGTTTTATTTCTGAGTTACATAAACTGTCTTTAACCAGCTGCACCAATTGCTGATTAGGTGCCAATTCTCTGCTTTTGatgaaacagaaacatgaatcaTTGCTCCAGATCAAGCATCAATTATcctatttgtttttgaaaacctCAGTGTCATACCTCTGCTATATCACCCAGTtactgttacggctgtggctgtaatattgttttgtttgtacttTTGGAGATATAGTAGTCAATTCATGAATTGACAAAGCcctttggataagaggtgaaacgtcttctaactttaaaaactacgtaagtccagatgacagcccctaaacctactactatgatggaatcaacctggatgaatgagagtcttcattgACATACttttggagtgtttttctgtctctgttttctttttttctttttttttaccgcaGTGGGAGGTTctgtctttcattttcttcccctcctatatttgtgtgcagtttggaGCCCAAATTGTCCTTAGCACCTAGTTGGCTGAGGACGTCCAGCTCGGGTTCAATACTGCCACATCATCAGCTTTTCTTTGACTGCTATTGTTAGAGGCTTTGGTCTTTGTATTTTGGTggtttttgtgtagttttgagttttttcctATAAGTAAATTCCCAGGTTATTTTCAGcctgggttttttttgtgagagtttttgagtcatttggtgtatgtaccgtattttccggactataagtcgcaccggagtataagtcgcaccagcccaaaaatgcattataaagtagaaaaaaacacagataagtcgcactggactataagtcgcactttgatgggaaatttatttaaaaaatctgagaccaagaacctTGAAAGGCAACTTAAAATAACAGGGGGTTAGAGAACAGGCTAAATAGCTACATGACGCACAACAAACTGAGTACGTGCCTGCTTTATTAACATAAAACCACTATGTGAGTGGGACTTGGACTTTAAAGGGCTACTGGTAAGCTCAATGCTGgactcctttttttaatatgtcaCGTTGTTGTAttgggttaaaagaaaaaaaaataattaccgGTAAATGTTCTAAAATGTTATACAAATGTTTGTATTAAAATGATACATATTTGTTAACCTGAAAAAAGATAATTATTAGTAAAATActacttaaattaaaataaattgtatttaagtGTGGGAGCATGCAGGTCACAAACACACTTGACAGTATGAAAGTACCACTAAGTACCACTCCGAGCCTGGAGCGCCCTCTTGCAGTTGTCAGTGAAAATAACGGACATGTGAAATTATTCAACaatgtaatttatttcaaatataagtcactccggagtataagtcgcaccccttgccaaactatgaaaaaaagtgcgacttatagtccggaaaatacggtaatttgTTCATTTAACCTGTATGTGACATCCTTTTGCAAGCCCCCTTGACAGGGGTGTAACAGTTACCAGAAACCAGAAACTTTCTTTCAGCTGAGGAACATCTCCAAGTTGAGCACTGTGGTATCAGAAGCCAACCTTAAAATGATTCTTCAGACCTTCATCTCTTCTCGTCTGCATTACTGCAATGGTCATTCTACTTGTTTAAGCCAAAAGGAGCTTTTACCGCCTCCAGGTGGATCAGAACTCTGCAGCACATCAGTCCAGTTTTAGCTCCACTCCACCGGCTC
It contains:
- the fbxo15 gene encoding F-box only protein 15 isoform X4; the encoded protein is MATHPKVVASRSRQVYKKSDGSLSAFSLNFLERLPCEIVTKVLSYLDAPALFSMSYVNKRTHQLASDNALWKNLYVAQFGKNKRQKPPPVAGLNMEVKDPAAGYWKRLFLTTVEHRDTKTWKQLLGHVSCLTGLPSRTEQVLRNSHVTWELTVTSKSGQVCALELSRSQFCKTSLTLCWSGGLCLSNYGEISTLQLDGVRRIELNHPGLKKRSLMAKLNMQPLTKCAQVIGQDRLVQLKLLQPGVIMGLWTGQSSVAFFMFTLHFHKLMERSTHGSAVCPYTEPIIKPPFDDVDPDYGLHGYQVHIVLHNTTCQLLSESFSQLFCPKDQISDGFIHLTAISRTNLAQHTPVLGSITLPWQCEALQGSVELEKSSVCLDYSDEHFLIHHKEPGVQVKMQLAWSKEQEKFVLISLVVCVSVHEVNKHFSRDY
- the fbxo15 gene encoding F-box only protein 15 isoform X3, whose protein sequence is MATHPKVVASRSRQVYKKSDGSLSAFSLNFLERLPCEIVTKVLSYLDAPALFSMSYVNKRTHQLASDNALWKNLYVAQFGKNKRQKPPPVAGLNMEVKDPAAGYWKRLFLTTVEHRDTKTWKQLLGHVSCLTGLPSRTEQVLSIVLSSCRNSHVTWELTVTSKSGQVCALELSRSQFCKTSLTLCWSGGLCLSNYGEISTLQLDGVRRIELNHPGLKKRSLMAKLNMQPLTKCAQVIGQDRLVQLKLLQPGVIMGLWTGQSSVAFFMFTLHFHKLMERSTHGSAVCPYTEPIIKPPFDDVDPDYGLHGYQVHIVLHNTTCQLLSESFSQLFCPKDQISDGFIHLTAISRTNLAQHTPVLGSITLPWQCEALQGSVELEKSSVCLDYSDEHFLIHHKEPGVQVKMQLAWSKEQEKFVLISLVVCVSVHEVNKHFSRDY
- the fbxo15 gene encoding F-box only protein 15 isoform X1, with protein sequence MATHPKVVASRSRQVYKKSDGSLSAFSLNFLERLPCEIVTKVLSYLDAPALFSMSYVNKRTHQLASDNALWKNLYVAQFGKNKRQKPPPVAGLNMEVKDPAAGYWKRLFLTTVEHRDTKTWKQLLGHVSCLTGLPSRTEQVLSIVLSSCRNSHVTWELTVTSKSGQVCALELSRSQFCKTSLTLCWSGGLCLSNYGEISTLQLDGVRRIELNHPGLKKRSLMAKLNMQPLTKCAQVIGQDRLVQLKLLQPGVIMGLWTGQSSVAFFMFTLHFHKLMERSTHGSAVCPYTEPIIKPPFDDVDPDYGLHGYQVHIVLHNTTCQLLSESFSQLFCPKDQISDGFIHLTAISRTNLAQHTPVLGSITLPWQCEALQGSVENCCVMSFTLLDEFRKPFKCVCSPVSMQLEKSSVCLDYSDEHFLIHHKEPGVQVKMQLAWSKEQEKFVLISLVVCVSVHEVNKHFSRDY
- the fbxo15 gene encoding F-box only protein 15 isoform X2 codes for the protein MATHPKVVASRSRQVYKKSDGSLSAFSLNFLERLPCEIVTKVLSYLDAPALFSMSYVNKRTHQLASDNALWKNLYVAQFGKNKRQKPPPVAGLNMEVKDPAAGYWKRLFLTTVEHRDTKTWKQLLGHVSCLTGLPSRTEQVLRNSHVTWELTVTSKSGQVCALELSRSQFCKTSLTLCWSGGLCLSNYGEISTLQLDGVRRIELNHPGLKKRSLMAKLNMQPLTKCAQVIGQDRLVQLKLLQPGVIMGLWTGQSSVAFFMFTLHFHKLMERSTHGSAVCPYTEPIIKPPFDDVDPDYGLHGYQVHIVLHNTTCQLLSESFSQLFCPKDQISDGFIHLTAISRTNLAQHTPVLGSITLPWQCEALQGSVENCCVMSFTLLDEFRKPFKCVCSPVSMQLEKSSVCLDYSDEHFLIHHKEPGVQVKMQLAWSKEQEKFVLISLVVCVSVHEVNKHFSRDY